gcTCCAAAGTCCAAAATAGACATCAATAATTTCCACCACAAAGATAGCAAACTACGGAAGCATTTCACTGGTTAAAGCAATTTCAAAGAGGAAAACTGGTTCGGTACTATCTCAaggataatttatttaaattatatactcCATTGACTCGGTGAATATTTGATTCTCTAATATAGTATAAGTAGCTAGTTATTAATAttagaagaaatgaaaaaacaaaattattattaatttttcttcaaaaaatagtaaatatgaatttgaattagaaaaaattttaagaaatgtaGGGCCAGCCAAATGTTGCCAAGAGCATAAGGTATTCTAGGCACTAGAACCCTTTATATTACTCAAAAGGCAAGGTGTGGAAAAATCACTTGTCGTAAATGAggcaatatatataaatttgtgtttttatgtGTGATCGTGTACATATAAATTAGCTTAAGATATGATAGCAAACACTAACAACTGGTCCCTTTTATCTAAAAATcatgcaaaatttttttaatctttcattGGCCAATACACATGATTTCCTAATGGTCCTTGTTATTGAATACACATGCACTTGATCATATTCATTTACACCTCGCTAGAGACGTATATGCTTTTGTTCTCTAATGTTCAGGTGCAATGCTTAGTCCGGTCTAGGCCCATGCCTTGGCAATGCTGGGCTACCCGTTCTAGAACATGACAACAGTCATGCTtgcaaaagaaaatatgaaactaaGGCATGCATATTTAAAAACCATTGTTGTCATGAGGACAAAGGTGCAATCTAGGCACTAGATCCCACATATTGCCAAGGTTGAATACACAGAAATACTTACCAAAGTGAAGAGCAgttcaatacaaaattttatttttctttcattagtCAATATACATGGTTTCCTTATGGTTCCATGTCCATATGTTAAATGCTCAGATATTGAGAAGTGGTGGGTTTGATATATCTCCTTTCTTACTAGTAAAGTTAtagttaatgatttttaaaaagaaagaaactaaagGGATTTTATGCAAGTTTTTTGCACTCATAGCCTCACAAAAAGTGCGCTTGATCAAATGCGTCTCATCCAAAAGGGTCTAAACTCTGCAGATGCTTTTGTTGTCTAATGCAAGGAAGTTAATTCTGTATAGGTACCGCCCGTACCAGCAGGAACATCCCATTCTAGTAGTAAATGGAACAACAAAAATACCAATAAATCCAAAACAGTAAATTGAAATACATTCGTACCAATATGTACCAAAACAAAAATGGTATGTCCACCAGTATAACACCAACTACCTTGGTCTAATGCACCTAGGCACACACCTAAGAACACTGTTAAAAAGCATCATTGATGCAGGCAAAGTAAGcatctcaaaataaaaattctttcgAAAACTTAATGCTACAGAAAACATTTATCCTCATGATAAAATCACATACACCAAtgcatacaaaataaaaacttaatgcTACAGAAAACTTAATgctacaaaataaaaacttaagcTTCCAATACATACACCAATGCATCAGCGTCAGCCGCTTTTAAGAACACAAATCACATGATAAAATCACATTTATCCTCATTTAAAAGGGAAAATGGCATCACCTTCTGGAACAAACCTGTTTTGCTGTAGTTATCTGTCTCATTTATCCTCTTCTCCACTCTCACAGTCCGAACCATAAAGAAGACAACACCACCAATGTTTGATGGCTCCAAACCTGAAAAGATTAAACTGATCATTGaagaaaccaaaattttcaatcgcCAAACTTTTAGAAAcccaaattttagtaaattttaggAACAACAATAATAGAGACTAACCTGAAAATAAAGTGATTTTTCTATTACAAAGATTGACAACTCTACTTCCGACTTTGCCAATGCTAAACCCTAATCTGGAAACACCTGATACTTCAATGATTCTTTTACTCGTAAGCAGATTGGAGAGGGTAAGATCCAATGAGGTCGCTCTTAACGCCGTGGAGACCGAATCGTAGCGCGACATTCTGGACTCCTCCAATTTCATGCCGAATGGTCTTTGGTGCCTccattttcctcttctttttttctttttgaatataaTCGATTCttgttaaatttttcttttgggattttttttataatgtcgCAGGGAGGGGGGAGGGAGAGAAAGCAAGAGAGACCGCGTGTTTGCAAAATGAAGAGTTTTAGGGGGGAAATTAGGGGTTTCACGGGGAAAATTTGGGGATAAAATGACGggattttttaaaagtaaaattattctttgcggcgtttattataaaaacgccgctattgcttaccttttgatgcgtttttaaaaaaacgccgtaaaaaattatttcattttgaataaaacgacgtcgttttgctcTGCTAAAAATCTCttattttttctgttaaaaattattagttaagtgattttataaaacatttattattactatttttataaattagattttataaaaaaaccaagttattaagttagaaaacaaatatcgtatattttaataagaaaacaaatgattaaATGGCTATAATTAATTGTTAAGCTAGAATTATCCAATATAAGCAATCaatctctcacatatcaaatttccatTAAAGATTAAAacgttaatcatgattttatattattcttttccgatctaatctccattttattagagatatttttcttaactaaaatataactatttttctagatctaattaaatttaaatataaaataattttattatttttaaacaatgaaatggGTGATTCGGGTAAAACGAGCTTGAAGttggaaaagtttttaaaatatgtattaatttgtctatgtttaaaattttaataaatgaaaaatatatataattaatatatattaaattaataataatacgaGTGGTCTAAAATGGATTTGAGCTagctatataaaataaagacaaatttagataaaaattaagACTCGTATTTCAAGTTAAGCTAGGCTTGGACTCGTATTTCATGTTAAGCTAGGCTTGAACAAATATAATGCATGTTAATAGAATACATAGGTCCGACAAAACGCAACCTATGATCTCTTCAAGTTaggttttagttaaaattaatttttaatagagtTAATTACACCATACAtccctaaactataattttcattttaaattggttcccaagtctttaaaatattctactTACATCCTTAAACTAACGAGGTTATATCAATATGGTCCCTCCattactaaaatcattaatttaatagttaaatgagACGTCAAGCCTTAAGTGGCatagtttaaaatgaaaatttttaaaaaaattgtaaaaatcttattaaaaaagGGATATCCTCGAGcgtaataataatgaaaattaaccCTGACTTATTAAAAGTTGTGAAACTATTTAATGTcaaattctttgaaaatatttaaaaactcaaGATATCGTTTTATTTTTCCCTCAACGAATATAATGCAGCTTTAACGGTTTTAAATACACCGAAacgattttgaagaaccaaatcttcacaggattttgaagaaccaaattaatattatccattttacaattatataagaaattaattaatatataaattagaaaacactagttaatctaaaccataaaccataaacctaaaccttaaaaccctaaacccttaacgtataacctctaaaccttaaaccccaacctttaaaccataaaccataaatcatAACCCCTAAATgcataatccataaaccttaaaatagtagctcataaaccttaaactctaaaccatataccctaaaccaaaaaccttaaactatagtgataattaatttaatattttaaaattaatactatctcttttacgattatataagaaattatttaatatgtaaattaaaaaacactcaagaatgtacccaaaaaaatttaaaattattttaaataatagtattttaatttttccatttttaacaaatatttttctatgttttttatttcaaattatttctacgtgtcattatttttttgaagattttgattattcaattaaaataatttcaattttaattaatataaataaatcaattaaataataaatagatagataaaatattttttgcggcgctttttcaaaatcgccgctaaaatagagcattagcggcgcttcttcaaaaacaccgctaaagccctgagcattagcgacgcttctttaaaaacgccgctaaagccctgagcattagcggtgctttttcaaaaacgctgctaaagacccgagcattagcgacgcttcttaaaaagcgccgctaaaacccTGAGCATTAGTGCCGCTAAAAATAGAGCACTAgcgcgcttcttcaaaaacgccgctaaagccctgagcattagcggcgctttttcaaaaacgccgttaaagccCAAAGCATTAGCAGCTCTTtataaaaaatgccactaaaaccctgagcattagcggcgctttttcaaaaatgccgctaaagcctcATGAATTAGCAacgctttttaaaaaacgccactaaagccctgaaaactcagaaaacgacatcgttgggcttaggttttttgcggcacTTTTTGGAAAATGCtgctaatgctcatttttagtggcgttttccgGATAGTGACACTAAtactcgatctttagcggcgtttttttaaaagcgtcgctaatgattgatttttagcggcgtttttatccaaacgccactaaaaacgccgctaaaagtctgttttggtgtagtgacattaaattcactatcaaaacctaaaattttgacattttcacaatttaatcctaaaatcaaaatctaacaaaaattactttacaaaatcatcaaacaacacaatcaaagctccaaatacatggtatttataaaaaaacattcaagattcatcaatagaaacttcaaaaatttctaacagaataaaaaatgaaagtacgggctagttggacctagttgtaacgatctcaaaaagataaaaattacaagaaacgggtgAAGAAATCACTCACATGCAAGATGTTATGTTTGGCTGATTCTGTAAGCTAATTTCTATGGTGTTTCAGCAATGTATAAAgatgaaatgaagaagaaaagcttatttcttctaatttgttttatctaatttccatttatttaaaattttgccattaagcttataatattttttatcattttcaacaCTAATGTCGTCCAAAATTAGTGACTAAGGTTTATTTTCCACCTAAGTCCTCCCTCTTGTgatatttaaactattaaatcACCTAAATGCATTAATTtacaagttttgcaccttttacaatttagtccttttttccttaattaactaccaaaacgataaaatttcctaaccaaattttaatacaactcaaatgactccataaatattctaaaaataatatttacgagttaataCAACAGAAATttttggtcccaaaaccactattccgtcACCAttgaaaatcgggctattacataaTTAACTAATACTTAATAGATTATGCTTAAGACCATTGACATgcaaaacattttcaataagAATTGAAGAGTTTTTACCAATAAATCCAACTCCTTCTATTTGTCCTTTAGAGTTGTCGCCAAATGTAACTACTCCTCTACTTTTTGGCTTCAATTTGATAAAGTCACTCGTCACTAATCATGTGCCTTGAGCATCCATTATCAAGGTACTATGATTTTTTGCTTTAATTGGTCACCTTAAAGCAGTGCTCCTCTTCCtacaaacatgaaattaaatatttttttttggtaccCAAATTCTTTTTTGTCCATAAGTTTTAGTTCTTAAAGTTTTTGTCCTTTAGGAATCCATTTTCAAAGCATCTCTTTGTCTTGAGTAATACTAAGTCCTTTAGGGACCCatatacttttaacaatttttcatttataaaaacTTGGAGGATATCTatatttctagaaattaaagttatttttaacaaagttttgtttgaaattttctcattttccaaacctttttggaaaaattttgttaGAGTGAGCTTTTTCACTTTTAAGCAACTCAAGTTGCTTTTGATGATCACCATGAACTTTTGAAAGCAAATTATGCAAGCCttgattctttttctcaaaCTCATTTATAATGGCTTGcatattatgaattttatttttaagttcatGATTGGTTTTGGAGAGTGAactattttcatcatttaattttttgaaatgtttttcttatattttgaaacCATAGTTTCAAACTCCAAACCCAACTCATCATAGGCATCTTATAACTtatcaaatgaataaaaaatgaattagatGAGTTAGAAGTTACTTTAGGATCATCAGTGGCCATAAGGCAAAGGTTGGCTACTTCTTAATCCTCATCGTCAAATGAATTCTCATCACTCCAAGTAGCAACATGAGCCTTGAGCTTTTGTTTACTTGATCCATTTTTCTTCCATTGAggacaattgaacttgatatgtcCCAGCTTCTTACATTTATAGCATATGATAGGATACTTCTCCTTGTTAGATTTAAGCTTGAGTCCTTCATTCTTTTGGAATTTTCTCCCTTTATTGGACCTCATAAACTTCTTGAATCTCCTAGCAAACATGTCATCTCTTTGTCTTCATCCGTCTCTTCTCTTGATTCACTATCTTCCTTTGTGATGGATTTAAGTGAAACACCAACCTTTGTATTCTTAATTTTGGCTTCTTCAACCCCTTAATTGAACCTTAACTCGTGTGTAAGCAAAGAACCGATGAGCTCATCCAAagtcaatgtttttaaattctttacTTCTTCAATTGTAGTCACATTGGCTTCCCGCAATTTAGGCAAGCTTTAAAGCATCTTCCTTACCTCCTCTTTATTTAGATATATCTTCTCATAAGACTTCAATCCATTGATGATGGTAGTAAATCGATCAAATATTGCCTTGATATCTTCCCAGGCTTCATTTTGAAGGTTTCA
The Gossypium raimondii isolate GPD5lz chromosome 8, ASM2569854v1, whole genome shotgun sequence DNA segment above includes these coding regions:
- the LOC105791233 gene encoding 65-kDa microtubule-associated protein 6-like, whose protein sequence is MKLEESRMSRYDSVSTALRATSLDLTLSNLLTSKRIIEVSGVSRLGFSIGKVGSRVVNLCNRKITLFSGLEPSNIGGVVFFMVRTVRVEKRINETDNYSKTGLFQKDENRYSAGRGVHKNLKRAEKARILVSKLPCC